The genomic region catttccataatttcatgctggctttttatgctaattagcttccccgtcccGTTAtctgctttcaccgcggcgctgcgctccgtttcaatcaggctgtacagcaggatttcccctcgtagcgatattgaccataactctgattgcttcatgctatagattgttggaaagctgtttttatgtacttttaggaaccgttggaattttttgaatctgatcagcctttCAATAGTTATAAAacagagcattttggatgacaaactcagcacgtctctgaatctgtgttgtgatttgttgcgctcaagacaggggatcccggtggctaccgtaatgtattgtacatgcacaaaaagccccatttttaatcttttcagcacttttagaattttaatgatatcttgaacggttcaggaattatggtaatgagaagcatgtccaatcccggcTGCAGTGACAGGTTGTTAAAAAgattattgtggcattaacagaagggtgccggcggtcagggctaggggggccccaacacaagggggccccaggcggccgctgaCCTATGCCTaacggtaaaaccgcctctgctatcaaccaactcaccgagctgcagtatttctgcggtcaggtctctcttcGAGTctgctccacaagcggtcagcccacacagcagccaggcgccgaagcggtcagagatgcgccgggctgaccactggggagaaccggggggaagaatggaacacagaagtgtccctccgagAGCTCCGTCATACttcaactagggatgagcgagtacaccactatctgtatctgttcaaccaactaaattatctgtatctgtcctcagaatgggcgtggcataacccagaagtgggtgtggtttacatcaatatattattttaagtctgaaattgatatggaatgatcagaagttgatatgtgtattgtttatttgaaagctatttacagagcagcctcagaattgagattaaatatttttgatcacaaaagtaaatgaaccatttcagaacaagtgtttcaataaaattagaacattaatatttaagtgcatggattaatacatctgaactcatgcagtaggaactaggaaatatgaaatgctagaaccagacacaactttatgtatattttttattttaatttgattaaactgatttttttcttaacattcttggcattttgccccacgcaaagttaaacaaaacaatgttgattaaggtgtgtgtgattctgagagagatagagagggtgagagggagagagatggagataaaaaataaaaaaccaactggagcggaggtagtgagtgactgatgcagaacatcagctctgtcttgtcaaatgcaccacgtaagttacgaaaaaagtaacttatatattcaaccgaaaaagaggcgagctgaaataaacctagggaaaactgaagaaacgtgagtaacagtgaagcaatcacagagatccgttactgtctgtgtgtgtgcatggatgagccggacggactgcgctcccggccggctagtgttttgtgtgtagggaggggcgggcactctatgtgactggccaatcacagagcgtgaagacagtcagttacccaatgaggattttccttcagcacgattacagatatttacgaggtttactcattTCAtgttcgtattcgtcaaaaatgctttatccggctcatccctaatttcaacccatttttatgttaaatgcactgggttttaccatgGTTTTACCCATCCACATATACCCTATTCATTATTTTACCGtatattacatctaaatttcagggTTAAactgtacatgttaaaatggtagttctttgataagctcagctagtgcaaaagcggcagtgacctaaaatacataaatataattttacttaccggaaaaaatgaagtggagactccttggacgctctattagtgcaattaataccacagcaagtcattttgtccaacaattacacaaataatatccaaaaagaatgcacaaacgctacaactactggtctaatttcagagactaaaaatcgcggaacagttttcaggtgagaccgaggatctactgaggcctttccatggagctgtggtcacgtgggtctgaggcggcagtCAAGTGAGTTTGATGTTCATtatttatacagaattttaggcatttaatacatttaaacagaagagtgagaaaaaaattcacccccctcagagttgtcatgagtgtaaactagatcatttaaaccaaaagcatgttttggtaccaggctgtaaacatgtttatttctgctgtgaaattggtatttttaacatgggagtcaatgaagatttgctcgcttctgacaccagcccccagcggatgagggtggaactgcaatttatttcaattctgggtttgcttcaatttttgaccgcattgtgggggcttgggagaAACAATAAACACAACCTGCACCAAACCTAGGTACATCTGAGAAGGTAGTAGAAGGTAGAAGTTTACAACACTGTTGCATTAAGGATTGGCTACATATATATGAACTGATCAATAAGATGTAaatatccaatccaattttattaataaagcgcattcaacatggcattacaaccaaacaaggcgttgtacactagaaatgttagttaattaaacccgcgttatacaatcatgtcggacgaacacagataaaagataaaaaggaaatacaacaaaattcccaaaaataacagctaaaaatcaataagacacagggagaataaaaattagaaaaacattttaacttCACAGGAAATTTTTGGCCAAGCTGTGTGATCGGTATCAGTAATCAACGTTCTTTGAATTCGTGATTGGAAGCATAAAActtgatcggagcatccctagatATGGCTTTTCACATgtatgtacattttatttatatagcactaatcacagacagaaaatcacatggtgtttcacatagatcaaaacaaatcattaagtcataaaatcatagtgatcttaaaacagaaataaaaatctAAGTCACGTATTTATAAAATACCATTAAACAaaggaaagatgattacaaatttgagttaaatataAGAAAATACAATGTTTAGAAATAGCAGCTTTAAATGAAagggtcttctgctgttttttaaaaagtgtccagactgtcaagacTACGTAAGGCTAAAAGGAGGACCACTCCAAtgtcagggtgcaacagtctggaaggagccatCACCTGGACTTCTATaattggtctttggaacttctagaaggttctagtttgtggacctgagggctcgggttggagtatGAGGCTTTAGCAATTCAATGATAtaatgtgagttctcatgtgtttagtcaagtgaccactgtcactaaaacatttaccacaagttttacatggatatggcttctcacctgtgtgaattcCCATGTGATAAATCAAAGCAGTACTCTGTGAGAAACATTTACTTCAACTTTTACAGtgaaatggcttctcacctgtgtgagttctcatgtgtctaGTCAAGGCACTACTgttactaaaacatttaccacaagttttacatgaatatggcttttcacctgtgtgagttctcatgtgtttagtcaagtgaccactgttactaaaacatttaccacaagttttacatggatatggcttctcacctgtgtgagttctcatgtgtctagtcaaggaactactgccactaaaacatttaccacaagttttacatggatatggcttctcacctgtgtgcattctcatgtgtgtagtcaaggaactactgctactaaaacatttaccacaagttttacatggatatggcttctcacctgtgtgcattctcatgtgtgtagtcaaggaactactgctactaaaacatttaccacaagttttacatgaatatggcttctcacctgtgtgaatttGCATGTGGTAAATCAAAGCAGTACTCTGTGAGAAACATTTACTACAACTTTTACAAtgaaatggcttctcacctgtgtgagttctcatgtgtgtagtcaaggaactactgccacgaaaacatttaccacaagttttacatggatatggcttctcacctgtgtgaattctcatgtgatAAATCAAAGCAGCACTCTGTGAGAAACATTTACTACAACTTTTACAAtgaaatggcttctcacctgagTGAATTATCATGTGATAAATCAAAGCAGCACTCTGTGAGAAACATTTACTACAACTTTTACAAtgaaatggcttctcacctgtgtgagttctcatgtgtgtagccaAGATACcactgacactaaaacatttaccacaaattttacatggatatggcttctcacctgtgtgaattctcatgtgttgtgtcaaggaactactgtcactaaaacatttaccacaagtattacatggatatggcttctcacctgtgtgaattctcatgtgtgtagtcaaggaacgactgccactaaaacatttaccacaagttttacatggatatggcttctcgcctgtgtgagttctcatgtgtgtagtaaaGCTACCTCTGTCacgaaaacatttaccacaagttttacatggatatggcttctcacctgtgtgagttctcatgtgtataGTCAAGGCACTACTgttactaaaacatttaccacaagttttacatggatatggcttctcacctgtgtgagttctcatgtgtttagtcaaggaactactgacactaaaacatttaccacaagttttacatggatatggcttctcacctgtgtgagttctcatgtgtgtagtcaaggcaCTACTgttactaaaacatttaccacaagttttacatggatatggcttcttatctgtgtgagttctcatgtgtgtagtgaaggcactactgtcactaaaacatttaccacaagttttacatggatatggcttcttacCTGTGTGAGCCCTCTTgtgccttttttgttttttaccatCTACACTGTCTCTGTGATCTTTGGATTGGCATATTTTATTACGTGTCAGTTCTTCATTGCTGTTTGATTCTGAGTTTTCTTTCCTGCATCCACCCTGATCTTGGCTCTCAGCTTCTGTAGTACTCTGACACAAGGGTTGGTTCTtgtttggttctggttcatgACAATCTGTTTCTTCAGAAGGAGAAGGCTCCAGGAAGGTAACaacttcctgcttcagaagaaactGCCCTTCATGCTGATGGATAAGGAGTTCTTGTTGTTCCTCTTTCATCAGTGGAGGTTCTGGTTCCTTctggtccaaactggaggtccATTTCTGTTtagagagctgctggtcagtcagagcCATCTTGTTTTCCCAGACATGATGCTGTGGACGTTCTGGACAGgataaaagacaaaacaaaatgtagattaatgtgaataaaaaaaaaaattctcgtGTTTGGACAAAGCTTCTCATTCaacgtgttttctttattttcatgaccatttacattgggcgATTCTAACTGAAGGCATTAAAATTATGAATGAATACATGTGGTGTTATGTACGTAACCAAaacggtgaaataactgaaaaaatgttttatattctattttcttcaaaatagtcaccctttgctctgattactgctttacacactcttggCAATCTCTTGATGATCTTCAAGAgggagtcacctgaaatggttttccaactgtcttgaagaagttcccagaggtgtttagcacttagtgcttagtttttaaaaacccggttactacacctggggtaacccttttctaacccgaatgtttggtcgtgtaaacgcatatcgggatatccccatcaaagcgtgtgttctgcgcatgctctgttcgcaaggaatcttggtcttttgagtagcaagacgtcttgtatgcgccagaacactggAAATGACGCATActgcatctggacgtagtccatacgtcctgacgctaccccaatgtccgcatttaaatcgggttatgcaagttaggggtaactctttctatttatgcttgtaaacgagttcttctgatcaactcagaaacccgaataccgaccttaacccgatcataacccggatattggctgcatgtaaacgtagtcattgcccacacatatcctgggccatctgacctcaggaattcacatgatagggtggggccaggcttcacaatgagctcacctgaaactctggctgaataggacccacacccacatcttggctcatgtgtttatgtagaagatcatcagggggtcttttgttccctcttcggggggaaactcccactgggtttgaatctgggactctccgccatttgaccttagaatagggctgggcgatatgatgattttagaccgttttacgatctacacatctgacggtctgtcatttttgagagacctttttatcacgattcacagctctctgctgttgaaattctgcctctgaatgaaaagggaacttacctcaggcgaatgacacacctttgtttgacccttaagaagaagaagaaaatatcatttctatatatatacaaccaatcagagtgagtcatagtaatatattagtgccccgcttgttttcacctgtgtgtgaacaaacatggcttcggccgcggctgagagcgacaatgaGGTTTTCGttacgaagaggaacgcagggtttcccttacataggcatagCCATGGCGGCGGGCcaaggctgaaatcccaccgccatgcctacaagatcccaagttttttatttatttatttatttttgcgctgtttcccgaagaagcagcaggaactactatgctgtcgcttgtgatcacagccggcgggcagcaaggaggagcagccagggcaaggtgaagttacagcataagttactgagtttaaaattagaaaggtagcagtggatataatgctttgtgctttacatgtttcaatagcataaagataaacgagtgttgacgatcttgacaggatttcctccagtgcttactaggccaggttctcccccccccccccccccccaccaggctaagcatcacttattcatgtaaaatgtattttttcatgtctgactttaaccgcatctaatactgtattacggcgtgagcgcaacagtgacaacttaagatcgatgtgtgagcagcgtgagaggtcgggtgtttcatctgaacccttaaaacctccagcaggctacgctgcactactgacgtgttagcgcgtggcgctagctaacaacttagcgacatgacatgtctcggagaaagcgtaaaaacacgttggacgcttcttctgaagcgggaaaataacacttcttaagcagagcaggacgtcgcctcggctcgttcaccctctgccgagccggactgagctcggtcactgggtcgttggagctgccccgtgactgcctgatggaaaaccagcgggtttcatcagactcgtagtgttTCTTGTTTttcctggggaccccctgtattttaacgCTCCcttctgcagtcttcccctattaacatttaaaatgattctgtaaattccgtgtatcaatagaaacaatctctgcctctgccagctgcagtaaatgtagtctccaaataataaataagaggtgcattcatctgtggatctcctttgatccgcattagtgatattctcagcaccaaaacagtgaagcaaagaaagattcctgagtttgttagtaattttatttattaggtgcatctaacctgttctatttttctcttaaatgagatcaaatcagtgcttctatgggttgtctccaatctgcactggaaaattttaatttatttagagacttgttgcagaaaatattcagaatgctcagttatttgctaccacaagcgatctctggcccAGCCACACAtccgagccgtatttgagcttaactatccactacatgagcaactgggagctacatagtattttgaacaagttaatgtttgcacaatacgtttgcaatttacatgtttgcactttaaatatgtttacgattttaatttatgtaaagttacttgaaaaacgagaaaaactgatttgtgtaattgtttctctcagggcttttatcatctctggtgtgagtttaaaatatgtgttagcactgtgttgattatccctaatatgaataaatgtttatttattcaatgtttctcttctttaatacgcaattgaagttatgctattcatggataaaaaatcgtgataaaatcgaaatcgtgataaaatattggaaaaatcgtgatattctatttttgccatatccccAGCcctaccttagaactgaagaagcctctcggatgagaggtgaaacgttttcaagcaactcaaagaagtccagacgattttctttcaaagctccttagacttagCTGAGAATTGTTCTTTCAGCCTCTCAGAGTACCTTGATCTAGCATTTTTCACCTCCCTGCTGAACCTGTATTTCACCGCTTTTGTAGCTCTCTGtgtctttgtttttaaatgcAATCTCCTTCTTCATGACTATgtgtacatgcagccaatatccgggttctgatcgagttaaggtcggtattcgggtttctgagttgatcagaataacccgtttacaagaataaatagaaagagttacctctaacttgcataacccgatttaaatgcggacattggggtagcgtcaggacgtatggactacgtccagatgcaatatgcgtcttttccggttcttcttgttccggtatccgtcaaaacaacaacatgtttcccagttcggaagagatagcgaccgcgtttgtttgtgctttagcttcctcgtcactccaaaagtgtggtgctgtgccgcgactcgccatgttgctcccaacttgttgtttacttccggtgttctggtgcatacaagacgtctcgctactcaaaagaccaagattccttgcgaacagagcatgtgcagaacacacgctttgatggggatatcccgatatgcgtttacacgaccaaacattcgggttagaaaagggttaccccaggtgtagtaaccgggtttttaaaaacccggttatgagcatatccgggtttttggcgttgTTTACATGGCTgtacggaaccgggttattgtgaatattcaggttttaaaagggttactggttgcatgtaaacgcactccatCTTGAGCTGACTTGAGTTTGGCCATGGTTTGTCGTTATTGAAATACAGTCTGGTGAGTGTTGGAACAATGCTGGAATCACAATATTTTTACTCCACGCACAAAATTTTATCCACAAGTGCATGCTGCGCTGCATGCATGTCTGTGCTCGGCAGGATGTAGACGTGGCCAGAATAAATGAGGAGAAATCACGGGGAGAGTACAAAGGGTTACAGTTGAAGAGTAGGCATTCTAAATCAGGAAAACAGTGCTGGGAGATTGTGGTCACATCAGAACACCAAACAAACTGTTGTTAGTACAACAGACACCTGCACCTTTTGGTTTTGCCAGAGAGATCGCTCTTGCGGTCTGCGCAGTGGAAATGAAAACCATCTAGTAGGTTGGTCAAATGAATAGATGAAGGAGTCATGAACAATTATGGAGGTTAGATTTGGAAAGTGAAATTTTcatcaataataattattatgttttatttattaaaggtGACGACTGCCTTAGATCCACGATTTAAGGACCTcaagcaggggtggacattaacttcaaaaccaaccagccagcagggccggtaactctgaatatttaccggccctgccaagaatctaccggcccccctGGTCAGCTGccgaaacgagtcaaaataacaactgaaccgttttaaatgtaataaacctttattttgtacacattcaaacataataacgtattcaagtgtgaatttgtttgttccctcaacaaaactcgattttgtcgtcacatacttatggcatacaacgcagtacatcaccaatttcgctttgctgtactcgagacgttgactgtgttcgagatgagccagttctgcgcagattagatcagcagtgatcggcgagcagtgcatgccggttagatttgtgtccgaattgacgccgacttgctctgacgtcgtgcatacgtaggcaacgataacccagtgagatcaaggcggccacagattttggagcaaggtgctgcagttgctctccaccggctgcaaaacataggggatgacgggaaacacctggctctcacctgatctaagatctgattggttcatattttgatccaaacatccggtggtagaacatgaaatgttagtaggtcacatgtattctgtaaatcacgttatgttgatgatgacaacaatataggccataaagagaaatgtgttttgtgttcttttgtcacgtttcctatgagcacactgaagctacagctgataacctttacttattattacagtcatgttttcatatagaatatatgatatccacaagcacgtgaggatgtgtttcagctgctaacaggcaccagaattaaaattgaaaattgaacaagtgtgaatgctaacacgatatcttcagccattgtcacccccgagctacacatgtagggaaatctgtccgacgggacacaccggccacggaagcgccgcgaaaatgggaccgccttcattcggcgcccttgttaagctattctatagaccacatgggccgccgaagcaccgcgaaatcgcctcgcgccggcgctccagcccacgccgtgcagcgatcatttcggcttctgctctatttttttcgcgagccgtgggtgaatcgcgtcaattctggcaggaagtcaaacctagacataagagaaaggccagtaaatttaacaaaataaagcatttcaaaataaaattccgcaatagtcaaatgtgttcgtaatcagacactgcagaaaaaccacacgaacacacacacacatcgaacttgtgtgcctgTGTGactacgtgaaggggtgtgtggttttggatgTCTTtttaccggagcaaacaggacagagaggcagaaagtctgaggcaagcagttaagatggatgactttaaattaattatggaagttgagaaacacaaggagctgtaagacccccgaaaaacatggttatttacgtacccatttcgtaagaaactgctaggagacagctgcagaattggagcgggttccaagagattcaactggcagaaacaactggttcataccataggttttctctctctctctctctctctctctctctctctctctctctctctctctctctctctccctccctccctccctccctccctccctccctctctctctctctctctctctctctctctctctctctctctctctctctctctctctctctctctctctctctccctccctccctccctccctccctccctccctccctccccctctctctctctctccctccccccctctctctctctctctctctctctctctctctctctctctctctctctctctctctctctctctctctctctctctctctctctctcacaaacgtagaggaaaagagctaagaaaaggcggagaggaaatggaggacaccaagtagttaaaagaaaaactacagctgagccgaggcgcgcctcgactggggcgcgtctgatctgaactgaggagcggcgagcagcggccgaatttcgtgagcgattcgcttctcggcgcttccgcggccggtgtgtccccggcgttaaacgccggctttcagccactccccctgctgcttccgtctgctctcgtctgttttccaggcgaggcgctgctcaactcgaacacggccattctctgcacctcccgtcttctttaaaccgccaggaatcattccacctacgcacacgcttctctgcttcataccgtttcgaactgtctcgctt from Nothobranchius furzeri strain GRZ-AD chromosome 18, NfurGRZ-RIMD1, whole genome shotgun sequence harbors:
- the LOC129163635 gene encoding zinc finger protein 271-like codes for the protein MYSGESLMDFVNKQVATARKLITKVEEALAQFEEGLGGQRRLSDMSWEPQSSSHGAERPQHHVWENKMALTDQQLSKQKWTSSLDQKEPEPPLMKEEQQELLIHQHEGQFLLKQEVVTFLEPSPSEETDCHEPEPNKNQPLCQSTTEAESQDQGGCRKENSESNSNEELTRNKICQSKDHRDSVDGKKQKRHKRAHTGKKPYPCKTCGKCFSDSSAFTTHMRTHTDKKPYPCKTCGKCFSNSSALTTHMRTHTGEKPYPCKTCGKCFSVSSSLTKHMRTHTGEKPYPCKTCGKCFSNSSALTIHMRTHTGEKPYPCKTCGKCFRDRGSFTTHMRTHTGEKPYPCKTCGKCFSGSRSLTTHMRIHTGEKPYPCNTCGKCFSDSSSLTQHMRIHTGEKPYPCKICGKCFSVSGILATHMRTHTGEKPFHCKSCSKCFSQSAALIYHMIIHSGEKPFHCKSCSKCFSQSAALIYHMRIHTGEKPYPCKTCGKCFRGSSSLTTHMRTHTGEKPFHCKSCSKCFSQSTALIYHMQIHTGEKPYSCKTCGKCFSSSSSLTTHMRMHTGEKPYPCKTCGKCFSSSSSLTTHMRMHTGEKPYPCKTCGKCFSGSSSLTRHMRTHTGEKPYPCKTCGKCFSNSGHLTKHMRTHTGEKPYSCKTCGKCFSNSSALTRHMRTHTGEKPFHCKS